The genomic interval CACTTATAATCCTTGCATGAAAAACGAGGCTGACTGGAAAAAAGCCTTGAAAAAGTATGATTTCAATTGTATCTACTTTTACAGACACGATAACACGGAGTTTGGTCAACCTTTCTTAATTAGACGCATTGATGATCCGGAATGGATTCCGGTTTTTGTTGATGATTTTAATATTATTCTTTTGCGTAATACTGCTGCTAATACCGGCATTTTAAACCAGTTTGCATTAGATAAATCCATGTTTAGAAGTGTTCCGGGAAATTAAAATGGCTTTTTTTTCAAAATTGTGACAAGGAAAAGAAATTGTTTTAATTTTGCGCCCTCGTTGGTGAGATGCCTGAGTGGCCGAAAGGAACAGTTTGCTAAACTGTCGTACGGGTAACTGTACCGAGGGTTCGAATCCCTCTCTCACCGCAAAAACTAATACGTTTTGTAAAAGGGCAGCTTCAGCTAGCCCTTTTTTGTTGAAATAATTCACCGGAATAACGTATCATCTGAAATTTTTGATCCAATAGGAAGCTTCCATATTTTCGCTTATTTCTGCCTTTGGTAAAGGTTTGAATTGGCAACCACAGGGAAAATAGAAGAAATATTTTCAAAAATATTTGAATCGATGTGTAACAGAGTATAATTTTATTACTTTTGCACCCGCTTTCAATCAAAACGAAGGCAAAACAAACTCAAACACCATTCGGGGTGTAGCGTAGCCCGGTATCGCGTCTGGTTTGGGACCAGGAGGTCGCAGGTTCGAATCCTGCCACCCCGACCGAATGAGAAAAGGGAACTTAGGTTCCCTTTTTTGTTTTAAGGTGCTTAGTTTGTGAATTGGCCAACCTTTGGCCCCGTAGCTCAGGGGATAGAGCAACTGCCTTCTAAGCAGTCGGTCGCACGTTCGATTCGTGCCGGGGTCACCAAGCCCGAGTATTTTAGTAAATATTCGGGCTTTTTTATTTATCTTAGTTGTGTCTGAAAATTACTTCCAATGATTCGTTTCTTTTACATCCTATTCTTTTACCTGACGTTTATTTCCTTTAGTTTACAAGCACAATCCCAGGTGGATAGCAGCTCTGCCCATAACCTTGCAGTTGAAAAATGTGAAATACCTCCTGTTTATCCGGGTGGAGACCAGGCCATTTTAAATCTGATTTCTTCTAATATCAAATACCCAAGAAAGGCTAGAAATAAGGGAATTACAGGTACCAGTTACGTGAGTTTTATTGTAGATACAGAAGGGTATGTAGTAGATATTAAAATAAAAAAGAGCTCCGGAAACGAACTGTTGGATAAGGAAGCAATGCGGGTTATTACCTTGTTGGAACGATGGACCCCGGGAATTCAGGATGATAAAAAGGTAAGGGTGATTTATACCTTACCAATTCGATTTGTTTTACATACTAGTCCGGGATGGTAATTTAAGATTCTTTATCCTTGTGGTTCTATACCTCCATTCCCGCCACCTTTAAAATAAACGCTTCATTATTTTCGTTGCCTTAGGTAATCTTAATTAAATTACCAGTAAAAGGGTGTTTAGATTGGATAGGATTAATTGCAAATTAGCACCCGGACAAACAAGCCATGAAAAAAGGAAACTTCTTTCTGCTAATTCTTCTTCTTCAGCTTAGCGTTCTGTACAAAAATGGAATTGCCCAGATGGGATCCGCTTATATCGGTGTTAATGGTTTAACCTGTTCTCAATGCTCCCGAAGTGTTGAAATGAGTTTGAAAAAGCTAAAGTTTGTTGACAAGGTTGAAATGGAGTTGGTTAAAGCAGAAGGAAAAGTTTACTTTAAACCGGGAATGGAAATTGATTTGGATCAGGTGGCTCAGGCTGTTTATGATGCAGGCTTTGCTGTACGGTTTTTAAAGGTAGAGTTAGATTTTAATCTCATTCCATTGGAGGGGAGTTGTTTTAAACTTGCTTCCGGATCTTTTCAGATACTAGAACAATCCGCTTCCCAACCGAAGAATAGGAAGTTAATACAATTGGTAGGTAAAAAATTTCTTCCTGCCAAAGAGTGGAAGGCGGAAAAGCTGAAACTGGTCCCGCTATGTCCAAAGGAAGATCTTCGACTTTACTTTATACATTTATTATGAAAAGGATTTTTGGAGTAATTATTTGGTTGCTTTCCCAGACTCTCTTTTCAAACGCTCAGGAGTTATTTACTCATGTGGATCCGGCCAGCAATATTCCCAAAGGTGTTTTAGGTGTTCGGGTGTGCAATGAGTTTTTTAAGGAATATAGTCAATTTCGAAGTTCTCAGGTGTATCGGTTTATGTTTGGACTTTCTTCCAAATGGATGATTTCCCAAAGTTTTAGCTTTTCAAATCACCACGGAAAAACCCTTCCTGCGGGCACAATTTTGACTGATTCCACAGGAAAATACTATACCTATGGCGTAATTAAAGGCAAAAAGTACCCCTATGGTTTTGATAATTTCCAATTGGCAATTCGTTACCGATTCTTGAGTTTGGATGCTGACCATGAACATTGGAGAATGACTGCCATACTGGAATTTGCAGGAGGAACAGAACCACATGATGAAGCAGAACCCAATATAGG from Bacteroidia bacterium carries:
- a CDS encoding energy transducer TonB, which encodes MIRFFYILFFYLTFISFSLQAQSQVDSSSAHNLAVEKCEIPPVYPGGDQAILNLISSNIKYPRKARNKGITGTSYVSFIVDTEGYVVDIKIKKSSGNELLDKEAMRVITLLERWTPGIQDDKKVRVIYTLPIRFVLHTSPGW
- a CDS encoding cation transporter, which produces MKKGNFFLLILLLQLSVLYKNGIAQMGSAYIGVNGLTCSQCSRSVEMSLKKLKFVDKVEMELVKAEGKVYFKPGMEIDLDQVAQAVYDAGFAVRFLKVELDFNLIPLEGSCFKLASGSFQILEQSASQPKNRKLIQLVGKKFLPAKEWKAEKLKLVPLCPKEDLRLYFIHLL